In Marinilabiliales bacterium, a single window of DNA contains:
- a CDS encoding TonB-dependent receptor — protein sequence MRHIIFIIAAFFLLPLMVSAQQGQRGQGGQQGQGRQAGGQQEVVVTGKVADASDDSPLIGAHLSFVHIMDTTRTFHTTTEHDGSFSLKMARGQYTLKVSYVGFQTLVLEGEEAVRAIEEVNDLGTIYLAEGAYLDEVEVTGYRSAARLRGDTLDFDAQAFKVNPDASAEDLVRRMPGITVEGGRVQAQGEDVRRVLVDGREFFGEDPSIALRNLPAEVIERIEVYDRMSDQSELTGFDDGERSKTINIVTRLDTRSGQFGRFYSGYGGDDRYQAGIATNIFMNDSRLSIIGMSNNVNEQNFSREDILSLAGGAIRGGRSGGTGGGMGRTAQGGGAPGGAPTGHVTDFRVGTQYGDNTTHALGLNYSDIWLDNRLNFTGSYFFNIADNITDQFTDRQYFIDDNDSQYYLEDSESSSRNSNHRMNLRMTFDIDDKNSVIFTPRLTMQSNTADSYLEARNLFEGYNLSESFTGYDSDLSGYNFGSSMVYRYRFDKTGRTISANMGANFNNNETLYYLDALSEYFAGEGDPAAGEAALSDYLNQRSDSETINNTLSSNINYTEPLGERSMLQVSYNISRAANETDRITNSYDTLTGSYTGFEAELSNRLSSNYLTQRGAAGILFRGDNFNLTAELGYQHASLTADQVFPYEFDLQRSFQNFLPRVMLTYNIERGKSLRFNYRTSTSPPSVTQLQEVVDNSNPMLLSSGNPNLDHSYSHFFMTRYNATNTEKSTNFMAFFFGNIANDHIGNSTIIARQDTTLANGYQLRKGSQFSQPVNLDGYANIRSNLIYGFPVRAIRSNLNLSSGLGWVRTPGLINDRTNISNTYSASGGLILSSNISPNVDFSVSYNASYNIVENTLQPQLDNNYFQQTSGTRFSFIVFNNWVLRSDISHIMYRGLGDDFNQEFFLWNMNVGRKLFNNNLGEITLSVFDLLDQNRNIVRNVSDSYIEDLRTNQLTRFFMLTFTYNLRNFNMRQS from the coding sequence ATGAGACATATAATATTTATTATAGCAGCATTTTTTCTTTTGCCACTGATGGTATCGGCTCAGCAGGGGCAACGCGGCCAGGGCGGACAACAGGGACAGGGCCGGCAAGCCGGCGGTCAGCAGGAGGTGGTTGTAACAGGTAAAGTGGCCGATGCCTCCGATGACAGCCCGCTTATAGGGGCGCACCTGTCGTTCGTGCACATCATGGATACCACACGCACCTTCCATACAACCACAGAGCATGACGGAAGCTTTTCCCTCAAGATGGCACGCGGACAGTACACCCTGAAGGTAAGCTATGTGGGATTCCAGACGTTGGTACTGGAGGGCGAGGAGGCAGTCAGGGCAATTGAAGAGGTAAATGATCTTGGCACGATCTACCTTGCCGAGGGCGCCTATCTTGACGAGGTGGAGGTTACAGGGTACAGGTCCGCCGCCAGGCTGAGAGGAGATACGCTCGATTTCGACGCCCAGGCTTTCAAGGTCAATCCCGATGCCAGCGCCGAGGACCTTGTCAGGCGGATGCCCGGAATCACCGTTGAAGGCGGCCGGGTCCAGGCACAGGGTGAAGATGTGAGGAGGGTGCTGGTCGACGGACGGGAATTCTTTGGAGAAGACCCCTCGATAGCGCTCAGGAACCTTCCTGCCGAGGTCATAGAACGCATCGAGGTATACGACCGGATGAGCGACCAGTCCGAGTTGACCGGCTTTGACGACGGCGAGCGCAGCAAGACCATCAACATAGTGACAAGGCTCGATACCAGGAGCGGCCAGTTCGGCCGGTTCTATTCGGGCTATGGCGGAGATGACCGTTACCAGGCGGGTATTGCAACCAACATATTCATGAACGACAGCCGCCTGTCTATTATCGGCATGAGCAACAACGTAAACGAACAGAACTTCTCGCGCGAAGATATTCTCAGCCTTGCCGGAGGGGCAATAAGAGGCGGTCGCAGCGGCGGTACGGGAGGCGGAATGGGCCGCACTGCACAGGGAGGCGGAGCCCCCGGAGGGGCACCGACGGGACACGTGACCGATTTCAGGGTCGGCACGCAGTACGGCGATAATACAACGCATGCCCTCGGACTTAACTACAGCGACATATGGCTCGACAACCGCCTGAATTTTACGGGCAGTTACTTTTTCAACATAGCCGACAACATAACCGACCAGTTTACCGACAGGCAGTATTTCATTGATGATAATGACAGCCAGTATTACCTGGAGGACAGTGAATCGAGCAGCAGGAACAGCAACCACAGGATGAACCTGAGGATGACCTTCGACATCGACGATAAAAACTCGGTAATCTTCACCCCCAGGCTGACCATGCAGAGCAACACGGCCGACAGCTACCTGGAGGCAAGGAACCTGTTCGAGGGCTATAACCTGAGCGAATCTTTCACCGGGTATGATTCAGACCTGAGCGGCTACAATTTCGGAAGCTCAATGGTATACAGGTACCGGTTCGACAAAACGGGGCGCACGATATCGGCAAACATGGGCGCCAACTTCAACAATAACGAGACCCTCTATTACCTGGACGCACTGAGCGAATACTTTGCCGGAGAGGGGGATCCGGCAGCGGGAGAGGCCGCGCTGAGCGATTACCTCAACCAGCGGTCCGACTCGGAAACCATAAATAACACACTATCATCAAATATCAATTATACCGAGCCCCTTGGCGAAAGATCAATGCTGCAGGTAAGCTACAATATTTCAAGAGCGGCAAACGAGACTGACCGGATAACCAACAGCTATGATACGTTAACAGGGTCGTACACCGGCTTTGAAGCTGAGCTGTCAAACAGGCTAAGCAGCAATTACCTGACCCAGAGAGGAGCTGCAGGCATTCTTTTCAGGGGTGATAATTTCAACCTTACGGCCGAGCTGGGTTATCAGCATGCATCGCTTACGGCCGACCAGGTCTTCCCTTATGAATTCGACCTGCAGAGAAGCTTCCAGAACTTTCTGCCCAGGGTAATGCTCACATATAACATTGAAAGAGGCAAAAGCCTGCGGTTCAATTACCGCACCAGCACCAGTCCCCCTTCAGTCACCCAGCTCCAGGAGGTTGTCGACAACTCCAACCCAATGCTTCTCTCATCGGGAAACCCCAACCTTGACCACAGCTACAGCCACTTTTTCATGACCCGTTACAACGCCACCAACACCGAAAAATCTACCAATTTCATGGCGTTCTTTTTCGGGAACATCGCCAACGACCATATAGGCAACTCAACCATCATTGCAAGGCAGGATACTACCCTTGCAAACGGTTACCAGCTCAGGAAAGGCTCGCAGTTCTCACAGCCGGTGAACCTTGACGGGTATGCAAACATCCGCTCAAACCTGATCTACGGGTTCCCCGTAAGGGCAATAAGGAGCAACCTCAACCTGAGCAGCGGACTTGGATGGGTGCGTACGCCAGGCCTGATCAATGATCGTACGAATATCTCAAACACATACTCTGCAAGCGGCGGGCTGATCCTGTCGAGCAACATCAGCCCCAATGTCGATTTCTCGGTATCCTACAACGCAAGCTACAACATAGTTGAAAACACGCTGCAACCGCAGCTTGACAACAACTATTTCCAGCAGACCAGCGGAACACGGTTCAGCTTCATCGTTTTCAACAACTGGGTTCTGCGAAGCGATATAAGCCACATTATGTATCGTGGACTGGGTGATGACTTTAACCAGGAATTCTTTCTGTGGAACATGAACGTCGGCAGAAAGCTGTTCAACAACAACCTGGGAGAGATAACCCTTAGCGTGTTCGATCTGCTCGACCAGAACAGGAATATAGTCAGGAACGTGTCAGATTCCTATATAGAGGACCTGCGCACCAACCAGCTTACCCGGTTCTTCATGCTTACCTTCACCTACAACCTGAGGAACTTCAACATGAGGCAGTCGTAG
- the mutS gene encoding DNA mismatch repair protein MutS: MKQYSSIKARHPDAILLFRVGDFYETFGEDAIKAAGILGITLTRRANGAASFVELAGFPHHAIDNYLPRLVRAGQRVAICEQLEDPKLAKKIVKRGITELVTPGVSLNDNVLEHKKNNFLACVHIEKSSAGVAFLDLSTGEFMVSQGSIEYADKLLSGFEPREVLYEKGKKESFEKAFGSRYYTYKLDEWAFHNDTAYEKLTSHFRTPTLKGFGVEALTLGITAAGAVMHYLELTRHDRLGHVTSLSRIDGDRYVWLDKFTVRNLELYYSYNEGAKTLISVIDRTLSPMGGRMLKRWISMPLMDAGEINRRLDAVEFLAGDTGTSDQLADAIKQTGDLERLASKISVGRINPREMVQLKNALDCTARIKEICGETGCPPLADIAASIDECKELKKNIAATIKEDAPNAVQKGNVIASGVSAELDELRNILHSGKDYLINMQQREIERTGITSLKIGYNNVFGYYIEVRNTHRDKVPGEWNRKQTLVSGERYITAELKEYEEKILGAEEKILALETELFNRIVEDAAAHIAAMQQTASSVARTDCLLAFARLAEENNYCKPEVNDGTAIDIRQGRHPVIEQSLPPGEEYIANDLFLDDKEQQIIIVTGPNMSGKSALLRQTALIVLLAQTGSFVPAQSASIGIVDKIFTRVGASDNISLGESTFMVEMNEAASILNNLSSRSLILLDEIGRGTSTYDGISIAWAMAEFIHEYPHGKAKTLFATHYHELNEMEHSFSRIKNYNVSIKEMENRVIFLRKLVRGGTEHSFGIHVARMAGMPKSVVKRAGDILAELEKSHNRHSLAKPVASLAGQREGLQLSIFQMDDPVLKQIRDEIMNLDINNLTPVEALNKLNEIKKITGIKDKDN; the protein is encoded by the coding sequence ATGAAGCAATACAGCAGCATCAAGGCCAGGCATCCCGATGCAATCTTGCTGTTCAGGGTGGGTGATTTCTATGAGACTTTCGGCGAAGATGCCATAAAAGCTGCCGGGATCCTTGGAATAACACTTACCCGCCGGGCAAACGGCGCCGCTTCCTTTGTAGAGCTGGCCGGGTTCCCCCACCATGCCATTGACAATTACCTGCCCAGGCTGGTAAGGGCAGGCCAGCGTGTGGCAATATGCGAGCAGCTTGAAGATCCGAAGCTGGCAAAAAAGATCGTCAAAAGGGGGATCACCGAGCTTGTAACTCCCGGGGTATCACTCAACGACAATGTGCTGGAGCACAAGAAGAACAATTTCCTTGCATGTGTTCATATTGAAAAGAGCAGCGCAGGCGTGGCATTCCTCGACCTGTCAACCGGCGAGTTCATGGTCTCGCAGGGCAGCATTGAGTATGCCGACAAGCTGCTGAGCGGCTTCGAGCCCAGGGAGGTCCTTTATGAAAAGGGGAAGAAGGAGAGTTTTGAAAAAGCTTTCGGAAGCAGGTATTATACCTACAAACTTGATGAGTGGGCCTTCCACAATGACACGGCATACGAGAAGCTTACCTCCCATTTCAGGACACCGACACTCAAGGGATTCGGTGTCGAGGCCCTGACCCTGGGGATCACGGCAGCCGGTGCAGTGATGCACTACCTTGAATTGACCCGGCATGACCGGCTCGGACACGTAACCTCGCTTTCGCGGATTGACGGCGACCGCTATGTGTGGCTCGACAAGTTCACGGTCAGGAACCTTGAACTGTACTATTCCTATAACGAAGGTGCAAAAACCCTGATATCGGTCATAGACAGGACCCTGTCACCCATGGGCGGACGTATGCTGAAGCGGTGGATAAGCATGCCCCTGATGGATGCGGGCGAGATTAACAGAAGGCTTGATGCGGTAGAGTTCCTTGCAGGCGATACCGGCACTTCAGACCAACTGGCCGATGCCATAAAGCAAACCGGTGATCTCGAGCGCCTGGCGTCAAAGATATCGGTGGGGCGTATCAACCCCAGGGAGATGGTGCAGCTTAAAAATGCACTGGATTGTACAGCCAGGATAAAAGAGATATGTGGTGAGACAGGCTGCCCGCCGCTTGCTGATATCGCAGCCTCGATCGATGAATGCAAGGAATTGAAAAAGAACATTGCAGCCACTATAAAAGAGGACGCACCCAATGCCGTACAAAAGGGCAATGTAATTGCCTCAGGGGTGTCGGCTGAACTTGACGAGCTGCGCAACATACTGCATTCCGGCAAGGATTACCTGATAAACATGCAGCAGAGGGAAATTGAACGAACCGGCATTACATCCCTCAAGATTGGCTACAATAACGTCTTCGGGTATTACATAGAGGTTAGGAACACCCACAGGGACAAGGTGCCGGGCGAATGGAACAGGAAACAGACCCTGGTCAGCGGCGAGAGATACATTACGGCAGAACTGAAGGAGTATGAGGAGAAGATACTGGGGGCAGAGGAGAAAATACTTGCACTGGAAACGGAGCTTTTCAACCGGATCGTTGAAGATGCTGCTGCGCATATAGCCGCCATGCAGCAGACTGCTTCATCGGTTGCCCGCACAGACTGCCTCCTTGCATTCGCCAGGCTGGCAGAAGAGAACAACTACTGCAAACCCGAAGTTAATGATGGCACGGCAATTGACATCAGGCAGGGAAGGCATCCGGTGATAGAGCAGTCCCTCCCCCCGGGTGAGGAGTACATCGCCAACGACCTGTTCCTTGACGACAAAGAGCAGCAGATAATAATTGTTACTGGGCCAAACATGTCGGGTAAATCGGCGCTGCTCAGGCAGACCGCCCTGATAGTGCTGCTGGCGCAGACAGGATCTTTTGTGCCGGCACAGTCCGCCTCCATCGGGATCGTAGACAAGATATTCACCCGGGTAGGGGCATCAGACAACATTTCGCTCGGCGAATCGACCTTTATGGTCGAGATGAACGAGGCTGCAAGCATCCTTAACAATCTCTCCTCACGCAGCCTTATCCTGCTCGATGAAATAGGCAGGGGCACAAGTACGTACGACGGCATATCCATTGCCTGGGCCATGGCCGAGTTCATTCACGAATACCCGCACGGAAAGGCAAAGACGCTCTTCGCCACACACTACCACGAGCTGAACGAGATGGAGCACTCCTTCAGCCGCATAAAGAACTACAACGTTTCCATAAAAGAGATGGAGAACAGGGTTATTTTCCTGCGAAAGCTGGTTCGCGGCGGAACCGAACACAGCTTCGGCATACATGTTGCCCGCATGGCAGGCATGCCCAAAAGCGTTGTAAAAAGAGCCGGCGACATTCTTGCCGAGCTTGAAAAGTCGCATAACCGCCATTCACTTGCCAAACCTGTGGCATCACTGGCAGGCCAGCGTGAGGGATTGCAGCTCAGCATTTTCCAGATGGACGACCCGGTGCTTAAACAGATCCGTGACGAGATCATGAACCTTGACATCAATAACCTCACCCCTGTCGAGGCCCTGAACAAGCTCAACGAGATCAAAAAGATAACAGGCATTAAGGATAAAGATAATTAA
- the pdxH gene encoding pyridoxamine 5'-phosphate oxidase has protein sequence MQKDISSIRREYRLKELSAAAVRPSPLEQFGIWLDEAISARVHEPTAMTLATAGSGGQPSARTVLLKDISADGLSFFTNYESKKGRQLSENSLAALVFFWPELERQARFEGTVERLPGSESDRYFASRPRESRIGAWASKQSSMILSREALEKEVRLVTSRYQDLDIPRPPFWGGYRLVPHLAEFWQGRPGRLHDRIEYRLKKGSWNIQRLSP, from the coding sequence ATGCAAAAGGATATTTCTTCGATACGCAGGGAATACAGGCTTAAGGAGCTGTCGGCCGCGGCAGTCCGCCCCTCCCCACTGGAACAGTTCGGCATATGGCTCGATGAGGCCATTTCGGCCAGGGTGCACGAACCGACTGCCATGACACTTGCCACTGCCGGCAGTGGCGGGCAGCCCTCGGCCAGGACTGTCCTCCTCAAGGATATCTCCGCAGACGGGTTGTCCTTCTTTACAAATTACGAAAGTAAGAAAGGTCGGCAACTGTCTGAGAACAGTCTGGCAGCACTGGTATTCTTCTGGCCTGAGCTGGAAAGGCAGGCCCGTTTTGAGGGAACAGTAGAAAGACTGCCAGGAAGCGAATCTGACCGCTACTTTGCCTCCCGCCCCCGCGAAAGCCGCATAGGAGCATGGGCCTCAAAACAGAGCAGCATGATCCTGTCACGTGAAGCACTAGAAAAAGAGGTCAGGCTCGTAACCAGCCGGTATCAGGACCTGGATATACCCCGTCCCCCGTTCTGGGGCGGCTACAGGCTGGTCCCGCACCTCGCCGAGTTCTGGCAGGGAAGGCCCGGCAGGCTGCATGACAGGATAGAGTACCGGCTGAAGAAAGGTTCCTGGAACATACAAAGACTCTCCCCCTGA
- a CDS encoding gfo/Idh/MocA family oxidoreductase, which produces MDKKISRRKFIGNTAMAAAGLTILPSNVVSGLGHKAPSDKLNIVCVGIGGMGSQILRNLESENIIALCDIDWRYSKPVFERYPNAKRYWDYRKMFDEMGGEIDGVAVATSDHTHAIIAADAMTMGKHVYVEKPLTHTVYESRLLTKLAEKYKVATQMNNWGASQEGVNLCREWIANGEIGEVTRVDAFTDRPIWPQGLNTPEEVHPIPDTMNWDLFIGPAPMRPYNEIYTPWNFRGWWDFGTGALGDMAPHILHPVFMGLELTYPTRVQGTSTMLLVDCAPVAQKVKFVYPARTPSSNLKINLPEVVVNWYDGGIRPEMPDGWPAGRNMDNGGGGVIFYGTKDILVAGCYGRDPWLLSGRVPDAPKFVRRVPTNHYQDWARACKESPENRVETASAFHEAGPFNEMVVMGVLAVRLQSLHKELEWDGENMRFTNIGDDETIRTIIRDGFKIEDGHPTFARDMTDPVNAKQFASDLIKTPYREGWKLVPMPT; this is translated from the coding sequence ATGGATAAAAAAATCTCAAGAAGAAAGTTCATCGGCAACACGGCCATGGCAGCTGCGGGGCTTACCATCCTTCCCAGCAACGTGGTGAGCGGACTGGGACATAAGGCGCCCAGCGACAAGCTCAATATCGTCTGTGTCGGTATTGGAGGAATGGGTTCCCAAATCCTCAGGAACCTTGAGAGCGAAAACATCATTGCTCTCTGTGATATTGACTGGAGATACAGTAAACCTGTTTTTGAACGGTACCCAAATGCTAAAAGATACTGGGACTACCGTAAAATGTTTGATGAAATGGGTGGGGAGATAGATGGTGTCGCAGTCGCCACATCAGACCATACCCACGCAATCATTGCAGCAGATGCGATGACCATGGGCAAGCATGTTTATGTTGAGAAGCCGCTGACCCATACTGTTTATGAATCACGCCTTCTTACAAAACTTGCTGAGAAGTACAAAGTAGCTACTCAGATGAATAACTGGGGAGCCTCCCAGGAAGGTGTAAACCTGTGCCGTGAATGGATTGCCAACGGCGAGATCGGAGAGGTTACCAGGGTCGATGCGTTTACCGACAGGCCGATATGGCCACAGGGACTTAACACTCCCGAAGAGGTTCATCCCATTCCCGACACCATGAACTGGGATCTTTTCATAGGCCCCGCACCCATGCGTCCTTACAACGAGATCTACACCCCCTGGAACTTCCGCGGATGGTGGGACTTCGGAACAGGCGCACTCGGGGATATGGCACCCCATATTCTTCATCCCGTCTTCATGGGTCTTGAACTGACCTATCCAACAAGGGTACAGGGTACTTCAACAATGCTGTTGGTTGACTGTGCACCCGTTGCTCAAAAAGTAAAGTTTGTTTACCCGGCCAGGACCCCGAGCAGCAACCTGAAGATCAACCTTCCCGAAGTTGTTGTTAACTGGTACGACGGCGGTATACGTCCCGAAATGCCCGACGGCTGGCCTGCCGGCAGAAACATGGACAATGGCGGTGGCGGCGTAATCTTCTACGGAACAAAAGACATACTCGTAGCAGGTTGTTATGGCCGTGATCCATGGCTGCTTTCAGGCCGCGTACCCGATGCACCGAAATTCGTGCGCAGGGTGCCGACCAACCATTACCAGGACTGGGCGCGTGCCTGCAAGGAGAGTCCGGAGAACAGGGTTGAAACAGCTTCAGCCTTCCATGAGGCCGGACCTTTCAACGAAATGGTCGTGATGGGTGTTCTTGCCGTACGCCTTCAGTCGCTCCACAAGGAGCTTGAGTGGGACGGAGAGAACATGAGGTTCACCAACATCGGCGACGATGAGACGATCCGCACTATAATCCGTGACGGATTTAAGATAGAGGATGGCCACCCGACATTCGCCAGGGACATGACAGACCCGGTTAATGCAAAACAGTTTGCTTCTGATCTTATCAAAACACCTTACAGGGAAGGCTGGAAACTTGTGCCCATGCCCACCTAG
- a CDS encoding gfo/Idh/MocA family oxidoreductase: MNRKIRMGLVGGGPGSFIGPVHFRAAMMDGYIELVCGAFDADPEKSKASAGIYHVSSDRAYGTWKEMMEKEAALPDDVRMDMVAITTPNHLHFPIAMEALDKGFNVVCDKPVTISHDEAVKLAKKVDETGLLFALTHTYTGYPMVKEARHLVSKNQIGPVRKIVVEYPQGWLSTPLEKEGNQQAAWRSDPRYSGPGGCLGDIGTHAENLAEYITGLQISELCADINAFVPGRTLDDDIAVLLRFEGGAKGVLWASQIAAGEENDVNIRVYGEKGGLAWGQQEPNTLLLRMHNEPAKVLRAGKNHEYLSEIARWNLRVPGGHPEGYIEAFANIYKNVAHALHQRRENLPVDPAYLDFPTVHDGVRGMRFIEKVIESAGSKEKWLKF; the protein is encoded by the coding sequence ATGAACAGAAAAATCAGAATGGGGCTTGTTGGAGGCGGTCCCGGGTCATTCATCGGGCCGGTCCATTTCAGGGCTGCCATGATGGACGGATATATTGAACTGGTTTGCGGTGCTTTTGATGCCGATCCTGAAAAGTCGAAGGCCTCGGCAGGTATATATCATGTATCTTCCGACCGTGCCTACGGCACCTGGAAGGAGATGATGGAAAAAGAGGCTGCGCTGCCCGATGATGTCAGAATGGATATGGTTGCCATAACCACTCCAAACCATCTCCATTTCCCCATTGCAATGGAGGCCCTGGATAAAGGATTCAATGTTGTTTGTGACAAGCCGGTTACAATTTCGCATGATGAGGCGGTCAAACTGGCCAAAAAGGTTGATGAGACCGGCCTGCTTTTTGCCCTCACCCATACCTACACCGGATACCCGATGGTCAAGGAGGCAAGGCACCTTGTCTCCAAAAACCAGATTGGTCCGGTCCGTAAGATCGTGGTAGAATACCCGCAGGGATGGCTCTCTACTCCACTGGAAAAAGAGGGCAACCAGCAGGCTGCATGGCGTTCTGATCCGCGTTACAGCGGCCCGGGAGGCTGCCTTGGCGATATCGGCACCCATGCCGAAAACCTGGCAGAATATATTACCGGTTTGCAGATATCGGAGCTTTGTGCAGATATAAACGCTTTTGTGCCCGGACGTACTCTTGATGATGATATAGCTGTATTGCTGCGTTTTGAAGGAGGTGCCAAAGGTGTTCTGTGGGCCTCGCAAATTGCAGCAGGAGAAGAAAATGATGTGAATATAAGGGTTTATGGAGAGAAAGGCGGACTGGCATGGGGTCAGCAGGAGCCGAATACTCTGCTTCTCAGGATGCATAATGAACCCGCAAAAGTATTGAGGGCCGGAAAGAACCACGAATACCTTTCTGAAATAGCAAGGTGGAACCTCAGGGTCCCGGGTGGTCACCCCGAGGGATACATTGAGGCTTTTGCCAATATCTACAAGAATGTTGCACATGCCCTTCACCAGAGAAGGGAAAACCTGCCTGTCGATCCCGCATACCTTGATTTCCCCACTGTGCACGACGGGGTTCGCGGCATGAGGTTCATCGAGAAAGTCATTGAATCGGCAGGCAGCAAAGAGAAGTGGCTGAAATTTTAA